A single Penaeus vannamei isolate JL-2024 chromosome 22, ASM4276789v1, whole genome shotgun sequence DNA region contains:
- the LOC113827169 gene encoding lysosomal aspartic protease, producing MKVLLCLLVALALVAAELNRVPLKKVQRKRTLADLRRSRAFVTNRYSKEEIVDLDNYQDAQYYGPIYIGTPGQYFKVIFDTGSSNLWVPSEQCSILNLACQLHNRYDSSLSSTYKANGTDFDIQYGSGALSGFLSSDSVSVGGVTVTDQTFAEATQEPGLAFVAGAFDGILGMGFTEISVMGIPTVFDTMLDQGVVDQPVFSFYLNHDMNGELGGELVLGGSDPNHYEGEFHYVPVSRVGYWQLTADGIKVGGVQKDFCNPCETIVDTGTSLIAGPKEEVKEIMSDLGAFPIIAGEYIINCAKVPDMPLVTFTLNGVDFDLTGPELVIENVDETGARVCIVGILGLDFGTIEAWILGDPFIARYYTEFDVGNKRMGFAKSV from the exons ATGAAGGTTCTTTTGTGTCTGCTGGTGGCCCTGGCCCTCGTGGCGGCCGAGCTGAACAG agtCCCCCTGAAGAAGGTGCAGCGCAAGAGGACCTTGGCTGACCTCCGTCGGTCTCGCGCTTTCGTCACGAACCGCTACTCGAAGGAGGAGATCGTTGACCTCGACAACTACCAAGAT GCCCAGTACTACGGCCCCATCTACATCGGCACTCCCGGCCAGTACTTCAAGGTGATCTTCGACACGGGATCCTCCAACCTGTGGGTGCCTTCCGAGCAGTGCTCCATCCTCAACCTGGCCTGCC aaCTCCACAACAGGTACGAttcgtccctctcctccacctacaAAGCCAACGGGACTGACTTCGACATCCAGTATGGCTCCGGTGCTCTCTCCGGCTTCCTGTCCAG tgACAGCGTCTCCGTCGGCGGTGTCACCGTGACGGACCAGACCTTCGCCGAGGCCACCCAGGAGCCCGGCCTGGCCTTCGTCGCCGGGGCATTTGACGGCATCTTGGGCATGGGCTTCACCGAGATCTCCGTCATGGGCATCCCGACGGTGTTCGACACGATGCTGGACCAAGGCGTTGTCGACCAGCCCGTGTTCTCCTTCTACTTGAACCA CGACATGAACGGAGAGCTGGGCGGCGAGCTCGTCCTCGGAGGCTCAGACCCCAACCACTACGAGGGCGAGTTCCACTACGTCCCTGTCTCGAGGGTCGGCTACTGGCAGCTCACGGCCGATGG aATCAAAGTGGGCGGCGTGCAGAAGGACTTCTGCAACCCCTGCGAGACCATCGTGGACACCGGCACCTCCCTCATCGCAGGACCCAAGGAGGAAGTCAAG GAGATCATGTCCGACCTGGGCGCCTTCCCCATCATCGCCGGCGAGTACATCATCAACTGTGCCAAGGTGCCTGACATGCCACTTGTCACCTTCACCCTCAACGGAGTGGACTTCGACCTGACGGGACCCGAGCTTGTCATTGAG aacGTGGACGAGACTGGCGCCCGCGTGTGCATCGTGGGGATCCTGGGACTCGACTTCGGCACCATCGAAGCCTGGATCCTCGGCGACCCCTTCATTGCCCGCTACTACACCGAGTTCGACGTCGGCAACAAGCGCATGGGATTCGCCAAGTCCGTTTAA